The following are from one region of the Treponema denticola genome:
- a CDS encoding type II toxin-antitoxin system prevent-host-death family antitoxin produces MNMTITANELKVKGVSLIDSVVEKNESAIISVHGKDKYVVLKISEYNKLRELELENAIKETKADIASGKFYTDGISEHMKRVSGV; encoded by the coding sequence ATGAATATGACAATAACTGCTAATGAGTTAAAAGTTAAGGGTGTAAGTTTAATTGATTCTGTAGTAGAAAAAAATGAAAGTGCAATTATTTCAGTTCATGGTAAAGATAAATATGTAGTTTTAAAAATTTCCGAATATAATAAATTGCGTGAATTAGAACTGGAAAATGCTATAAAAGAAACAAAAGCTGATATAGCATCAGGCAAATTTTATACCGACGGGATATCTGAACATATGAAGAGAGTAAGCGGTGTATAA
- a CDS encoding type II toxin-antitoxin system RelE/ParE family toxin, with protein MYKIIFTESYEEKAKKFLKKHPDLQKQYRKTLELMELNPYHPSLRLHKFFELFSISINMQYRIAIDFQIENETIIPINIGDRKLIYG; from the coding sequence GTGTATAAAATCATTTTTACAGAATCCTATGAAGAAAAGGCAAAAAAATTCCTAAAAAAACATCCTGATTTACAAAAACAATATCGGAAAACTTTAGAACTTATGGAATTAAACCCTTATCATCCTTCATTAAGATTACATAAATTTTTTGAGTTATTTTCCATTTCTATAAACATGCAATATAGGATAGCAATTGATTTTCAGATTGAAAATGAAACAATAATTCCAATAAACATTGGCGATCGTAAATTAATTTACGGATAG
- a CDS encoding GNAT family N-acetyltransferase, producing the protein MSDTRIINISKITANDCYEISKSFEEQQWQKPIEQYIQYMYDQNNGLIDVLLAKDNNKFAGYCIIQWKSEYTFFYKNNIPEIKDLNVLKKYQRKGIATTLMEEAEKQILHKYKNKCKFKDAELFFKNGAN; encoded by the coding sequence ATGAGTGATACAAGAATTATTAACATTTCTAAAATAACAGCAAATGACTGTTATGAAATTTCAAAAAGCTTTGAAGAACAACAATGGCAAAAACCAATTGAGCAATATATCCAATATATGTATGATCAAAACAATGGTTTAATTGATGTTCTATTGGCTAAAGATAATAATAAATTTGCAGGATATTGTATAATTCAATGGAAGTCAGAATACACATTCTTTTATAAAAATAATATTCCTGAAATAAAAGATTTGAATGTCTTAAAAAAGTACCAAAGAAAGGGAATTGCTACGACATTAATGGAAGAAGCGGAAAAACAAATTTTACATAAGTACAAGAATAAATGTAAATTCAAAGATGCAGAGCTGTTTTTTAAGAATGGTGCGAATTGA
- a CDS encoding DUF721 domain-containing protein: MKLFKTSKEIVDNFSQKFNEMAEISSNLNNEQALSVFEGWEKVIGDKKLAAYCELYDIKNDTAVIKTGHTGWSQQLLMRKKKIIYNFKKFYPALDVKNISIFVEPEFELKRNSDISENLNQNLLSIDIEEDNPKTTEEPDKPLPPELAKALKALKKSILKK, encoded by the coding sequence ATGAAACTTTTTAAGACATCAAAAGAAATAGTAGATAATTTTTCTCAAAAGTTTAATGAAATGGCTGAAATTTCCTCGAACCTTAATAACGAGCAAGCCCTATCTGTCTTTGAAGGATGGGAAAAAGTCATAGGTGATAAAAAATTGGCTGCATATTGCGAGCTTTATGATATAAAAAATGATACGGCAGTCATAAAAACCGGGCATACAGGCTGGAGTCAGCAGCTTTTAATGCGTAAGAAAAAAATCATATACAATTTTAAAAAATTTTATCCGGCATTAGATGTAAAAAATATTTCGATTTTTGTTGAGCCCGAATTTGAACTAAAGAGAAATTCTGATATATCTGAAAATCTTAATCAGAACTTATTATCTATAGATATTGAAGAAGATAATCCAAAAACAACTGAAGAACCGGACAAACCCCTTCCGCCCGAATTAGCAAAAGCTTTAAAAGCTCTAAAAAAATCCATATTAAAAAAATAA
- a CDS encoding methylated-DNA--[protein]-cysteine S-methyltransferase gives MVYEHFDSPIGKILIIADNSGLKELRFIKKDSITNLPEQTQDNFTKAVKICKQAKEELQKYFERSLKEFTIQLSPEGTDFQKSVWKELCKIPYGKTLSYKQIAENLNNPKSCRAVGNANGKNPIPIIIPCHRVICTGGKLGGFSAGLDRKRFLLSLEQKECQIELIPLVDNL, from the coding sequence ATGGTATACGAACATTTTGATAGTCCAATTGGAAAGATCCTAATTATTGCGGATAACTCCGGTCTAAAAGAATTAAGATTTATAAAAAAAGATTCCATTACAAATCTACCTGAACAAACTCAAGATAATTTTACAAAGGCCGTAAAAATATGCAAACAAGCCAAAGAAGAATTACAAAAATACTTTGAAAGAAGTTTAAAAGAATTTACAATACAACTTTCTCCTGAAGGTACGGATTTTCAAAAATCCGTGTGGAAAGAGCTTTGTAAAATTCCCTATGGAAAAACTCTATCCTATAAACAGATAGCAGAAAATTTAAACAATCCTAAATCTTGCCGAGCCGTAGGAAACGCTAATGGAAAAAATCCTATCCCGATTATAATTCCATGTCATAGGGTAATCTGCACAGGCGGAAAATTAGGCGGTTTTTCCGCAGGTTTGGATCGCAAAAGATTTCTTTTAAGTCTTGAGCAAAAAGAGTGTCAAATCGAATTAATTCCGCTTGTGGATAACTTGTGA
- a CDS encoding class I SAM-dependent methyltransferase, giving the protein MNTVSIEKAAELCIEHNIISGFFSKPAKKDSHIQKIKLRKIMLKNQERYQLEIFEAAKVFHKNLLPQNLQKELEGLFFEFKIAEFNSSNNQLIFLQNNKGAIHFTTKPIKKEKLLSKGNALINESFEHNKQKEYILTTSKMPLFLKKLNFFTDDGKIIQSKYHKFRQINKYLEFIKSVLPELKDILKEKKELQIVDFGCGKAYLSFALYYYLTEIENLPVKIWGLDLKEDVIDFCNKLSRECRFDNLIFEVGDIGRFKLNTPPDMVISLHACDTATDLAIAKAVKSNTKIIFAVPCCQHELNTQIRKNRNKVIKPLSPMLDYGIITEKFASLLTDTIRGKLLESEGDKVSVEEFIETEHTPKNILIKAVKLDNKAKSKTLLIEKAKKEFKEIKKAFLIEPCLEKLLNENEC; this is encoded by the coding sequence ATGAATACAGTATCAATAGAAAAAGCAGCGGAACTTTGCATTGAGCATAATATTATTTCAGGTTTTTTTTCAAAGCCGGCAAAAAAAGATTCACATATTCAAAAAATAAAATTAAGAAAAATAATGTTAAAAAATCAAGAACGATATCAATTAGAAATCTTTGAAGCCGCAAAGGTTTTTCATAAAAATCTTTTACCTCAAAATTTGCAGAAAGAACTTGAAGGTCTTTTTTTTGAATTTAAGATTGCAGAATTTAACTCTTCAAATAATCAACTTATTTTTTTGCAAAATAATAAAGGAGCTATTCATTTTACGACAAAACCGATAAAAAAAGAAAAACTTTTAAGTAAAGGGAATGCATTGATAAACGAAAGTTTTGAACACAATAAGCAAAAAGAATATATTTTAACCACTTCCAAGATGCCGCTCTTTTTAAAAAAACTTAATTTTTTTACCGATGACGGAAAGATTATTCAAAGCAAATACCATAAATTCCGGCAGATAAATAAATATCTGGAATTTATAAAATCCGTTTTACCTGAACTAAAAGATATTTTAAAAGAAAAGAAAGAGCTGCAGATTGTGGATTTCGGCTGCGGTAAGGCCTATTTAAGTTTTGCCCTTTATTATTATTTAACTGAAATTGAAAATTTACCCGTTAAGATATGGGGCTTGGATCTAAAAGAAGATGTAATAGATTTTTGTAATAAATTAAGCCGGGAATGCCGTTTTGACAATCTTATCTTTGAAGTCGGAGATATAGGCCGATTTAAGCTTAATACGCCGCCGGATATGGTGATAAGCCTCCATGCCTGCGATACGGCAACGGATTTAGCTATAGCCAAGGCTGTCAAAAGCAACACAAAAATAATATTCGCAGTTCCATGCTGCCAACACGAGCTTAATACTCAAATTCGTAAAAACAGAAATAAGGTTATAAAGCCGCTATCTCCGATGCTTGATTACGGCATTATTACCGAAAAATTTGCTTCTTTACTTACGGATACGATTAGAGGAAAATTACTGGAATCGGAAGGGGATAAGGTAAGCGTTGAGGAATTTATTGAAACTGAACATACACCTAAAAACATCTTAATCAAGGCAGTAAAGCTTGATAATAAGGCAAAAAGTAAAACACTACTTATTGAAAAAGCAAAAAAAGAATTTAAAGAGATAAAAAAAGCTTTTTTAATTGAACCTTGTCTAGAAAAACTTTTAAATGAAAATGAATGCTGA
- a CDS encoding ATP-binding cassette domain-containing protein — protein MKKNYPSDIFKLNKYFLLLLILFGCVNFYFTIVSSNMISKIATEASLGNLKFLEVLKTAGVILTFFIFQIVFKLMLNSRFFKKSALKMQNKIIQKYFSLHFSFFYEHNAGDIVSSIYQFSTSSISHTIAFFENVSQSLLTAIILAFLFYKNFWLTLLFLVFSVPSIIVHLVYLKKIQNIKRNVNQLFPKTFRELKDVLAGSLDISTNNIFPFFQNKFKTDFDDLTMNGLYAVSKTQRLQQLVFVNSQRIIPLLAILIYSCFNNATDSSFFIGFYFLTLMIPNLYNLFLLKQIYRNVKIAQEPLQELFETPDEQTGNTQFEIFKYKLTDFSVTLREKTLINKFNLNIHGGEKVLIIGGSGTGKSVLLNALMSVDYPYTGSLTIGGVDMAVVDLHAMRKRTGYCDVKGYVIKGSILENLQFNNSLSETEIKGQLEKMGILKYMPRLADLNSVISSDEVSDGECEVISVLRCVFAQPQVLFLDEATSGMTEEIEKIILTYAQQKVKAIIAISHNYTTTKYFNRLIYLKGDAIELDMPMQEALNTDEVKEFYSHQIDNTENAK, from the coding sequence ATGAAAAAGAATTATCCGTCTGATATTTTTAAGTTAAATAAGTATTTTTTACTTCTTTTAATTTTATTTGGTTGTGTAAATTTTTATTTTACGATTGTCTCTTCGAATATGATTTCAAAAATTGCGACTGAAGCAAGTTTAGGGAATCTGAAATTTTTGGAAGTTTTAAAAACAGCAGGAGTGATCTTAACTTTTTTTATATTTCAAATAGTTTTTAAGCTAATGCTGAATTCACGATTTTTTAAAAAATCTGCACTAAAAATGCAAAATAAAATTATACAGAAATATTTTAGTTTGCATTTTTCATTTTTTTATGAACACAACGCAGGGGATATTGTATCATCAATTTATCAGTTTTCTACTAGTTCCATATCGCATACGATTGCTTTTTTTGAAAATGTATCGCAAAGCTTATTAACTGCAATTATTCTTGCTTTTCTTTTTTATAAAAATTTTTGGCTCACTCTGCTATTTTTAGTTTTTTCAGTACCTTCAATCATTGTTCATCTTGTATATTTAAAAAAAATACAAAATATAAAAAGAAATGTAAATCAACTTTTTCCAAAAACTTTTAGAGAGTTAAAGGATGTTTTAGCAGGGTCGTTGGATATATCTACAAATAACATTTTTCCATTTTTTCAAAATAAATTTAAAACTGATTTTGATGATTTAACAATGAATGGTTTATATGCGGTTTCAAAAACTCAAAGATTACAACAACTTGTATTCGTAAACTCTCAGCGCATTATTCCGCTACTTGCTATATTAATTTATAGCTGTTTTAATAATGCAACAGATTCAAGCTTTTTTATTGGTTTTTATTTTTTAACACTTATGATACCAAATCTGTATAATCTTTTTTTGCTAAAGCAGATTTATAGAAATGTAAAAATTGCTCAAGAACCTCTTCAAGAGCTTTTTGAAACGCCTGATGAACAAACCGGAAATACACAATTTGAAATATTTAAGTACAAACTTACCGATTTTTCAGTTACGCTTAGAGAAAAGACATTGATTAATAAATTCAACTTAAATATACATGGTGGAGAAAAAGTGTTAATCATTGGAGGGAGTGGTACCGGTAAGTCTGTTTTATTAAATGCACTTATGAGTGTTGATTACCCGTATACAGGCTCGCTGACAATTGGTGGTGTAGACATGGCGGTCGTTGACTTACATGCAATGAGAAAACGCACCGGATATTGTGATGTAAAAGGTTATGTTATAAAAGGTTCTATTTTAGAAAACCTTCAATTCAATAATTCTCTTTCTGAAACTGAAATTAAAGGCCAATTAGAAAAAATGGGGATTTTAAAATATATGCCGCGGCTTGCAGATTTAAATAGTGTAATTAGCTCTGATGAAGTTTCTGATGGTGAATGCGAAGTGATTTCTGTTTTACGCTGTGTGTTTGCACAACCACAAGTTCTATTTTTAGATGAAGCAACTTCCGGAATGACTGAGGAAATTGAAAAAATTATTCTAACATATGCACAGCAAAAGGTAAAAGCAATTATTGCAATAAGTCATAACTATACAACGACAAAATATTTTAATAGGCTTATTTATTTAAAGGGAGACGCAATTGAGCTTGATATGCCAATGCAAGAAGCCTTGAATACTGATGAGGTAAAAGAATTTTATTCTCATCAAATAGACAATACAGAAAATGCAAAATAG
- a CDS encoding ATP-binding cassette domain-containing protein, which produces MKTNYIRKYKKLYYNDKKLIVLCIFVMHILSAIVLATNAFVSRIFTNQNQFIYLACTAITMFIYSALTISLNLLGEKYLMFQPLSKIMQKSFEKCTNDSSVIFGNSQAGSGIFSIMSLPQTIISFYFARISLFSNILIFITVSTILFLFSPFALFLVVISIGLDLFLFISRKKFESYRQEIDENGLESQIITQDVFDAIVSVKLNAADEVCACLIDEKNRKELNVSVKMSNLEKVVSTITQLKSLIMQMLGVLFLYSSSDYILISDIANIMFVSSIISSVSNNIIHGIIDIKTLSPSVSRHIDFLNTKNKAEYSLEKKQIHDNTILDLQNIQYKTAEKTIFDNACLKIAKGEKVAITGQNGSGKSTLLKIIAHTCPELVTVVWSKPHLFNLSLKTNLTFNKDFDINREKVEKLCTEFELNTFFNSLPSGFDTKIDMNQMTISDGENMRLALVRSLVYNSEVPIILLDEFSRSVDSAIETKIVKHLLSYKDLTVIAVTNRMSTAQLFDKIYCIDQNQIKLC; this is translated from the coding sequence ATGAAAACAAACTATATTAGAAAATATAAAAAGTTATATTATAATGATAAGAAACTAATTGTACTGTGTATTTTTGTTATGCATATTTTATCAGCCATAGTTCTTGCAACAAATGCATTTGTATCGAGAATATTTACTAATCAAAATCAATTTATATATTTAGCATGTACTGCTATTACAATGTTTATATATTCAGCATTGACAATTAGTCTTAATTTATTGGGCGAAAAATATTTAATGTTTCAACCATTATCAAAAATTATGCAAAAGAGTTTCGAGAAATGTACCAATGATTCTTCGGTAATATTTGGAAACTCACAAGCCGGTAGCGGTATTTTTTCAATCATGAGTTTACCGCAAACTATTATTTCTTTCTATTTTGCAAGGATCAGTCTTTTTTCAAATATATTAATTTTTATAACGGTATCGACAATTCTTTTTTTATTTTCTCCATTTGCGTTATTTTTAGTTGTCATATCAATTGGATTAGACTTGTTTTTATTTATCTCGCGCAAAAAATTTGAAAGCTATAGACAAGAAATTGATGAGAATGGATTAGAATCACAAATTATAACCCAAGATGTTTTTGATGCAATTGTGTCTGTGAAACTAAATGCAGCAGATGAAGTTTGTGCCTGTCTTATTGATGAAAAAAATAGAAAAGAATTAAATGTCAGTGTAAAAATGTCTAACTTGGAAAAAGTAGTTAGTACGATAACTCAGTTAAAGTCATTAATAATGCAAATGCTCGGTGTTCTATTTTTATATTCATCTTCAGATTATATTTTAATTTCTGATATTGCAAATATTATGTTTGTAAGTTCAATAATATCTTCGGTCTCAAATAATATTATACATGGAATTATTGATATAAAAACTCTTTCACCCAGTGTTAGCCGGCATATTGATTTTTTAAATACAAAAAATAAAGCAGAGTACTCTTTAGAAAAAAAACAAATACATGATAATACAATTTTGGATTTGCAAAATATTCAATATAAAACGGCTGAGAAAACTATCTTTGATAATGCATGTTTAAAAATAGCAAAGGGTGAAAAGGTTGCTATTACAGGTCAAAATGGTTCCGGAAAATCTACCCTCTTAAAGATAATTGCTCATACATGTCCGGAGCTTGTTACAGTAGTGTGGAGTAAACCTCATCTATTCAATCTTTCTCTAAAAACAAATTTAACATTTAATAAAGATTTTGATATAAATAGAGAAAAGGTTGAAAAACTTTGTACTGAATTTGAATTAAACACTTTTTTTAATAGTCTGCCAAGTGGTTTTGATACAAAAATCGATATGAATCAAATGACCATTTCTGACGGTGAGAACATGCGCTTAGCACTCGTTCGTAGTCTTGTTTATAATTCTGAAGTTCCAATTATTCTCCTGGATGAATTTTCTCGTAGTGTTGATTCTGCAATAGAAACAAAAATCGTCAAACATCTTTTATCATATAAAGACTTGACTGTAATTGCAGTTACAAACAGAATGTCTACAGCTCAGTTGTTTGATAAAATTTATTGCATTGATCAGAATCAGATAAAGTTATGCTAA
- a CDS encoding cyclic di-GMP binding protein, which yields MAFAVSQQLNRYYNLYKNIDVTFSKEVVSTLNFEPKQVFVRCSGGQWPCIINSASMTKAKIICGKKSGFLDRLRSGVTSVNIRFAFFDTEGKDSLSFFVAAKLVGISSYEAGNQDLVLITFEYTQRAPDDLIEKLGILLEANINSQKRQNERIVITPEISRKIGLVEKGTVVYIDAVPRRCLIRDLSFSGAKILLVGIANFLVNKEIVLRFAFDDPQSVFGIKGKTVRTEPVEGRKDLVALAVQYYPKSIPMMYKMYLNKYFSVVRKPASDGFGDDFLEDVAPASSFAPVSSPIGTNTVPLTPPPAHSAPEQIS from the coding sequence ATGGCCTTTGCAGTAAGTCAGCAGTTAAACAGATATTACAACCTATATAAAAATATAGATGTAACTTTCTCAAAAGAAGTCGTTTCTACCCTTAATTTTGAGCCTAAGCAGGTTTTTGTACGTTGTTCCGGCGGACAATGGCCATGCATTATCAATTCGGCTTCTATGACAAAGGCTAAAATAATTTGCGGCAAAAAAAGCGGTTTTCTGGACAGATTGAGGAGCGGAGTAACATCCGTAAATATAAGATTTGCCTTTTTTGATACTGAAGGAAAAGATTCTCTTTCTTTTTTTGTTGCAGCTAAGTTGGTCGGTATTTCTTCTTATGAGGCCGGAAACCAAGATCTTGTTTTAATAACCTTCGAATATACCCAGAGAGCTCCTGATGATTTAATAGAAAAATTAGGCATCTTACTTGAAGCTAATATCAATTCGCAAAAACGTCAAAATGAGAGAATTGTTATTACTCCGGAGATAAGCAGAAAAATAGGTCTTGTAGAAAAAGGAACGGTTGTTTATATTGATGCTGTTCCCAGACGCTGTCTTATTAGGGACCTTTCTTTTTCGGGAGCTAAAATTCTTCTTGTCGGTATTGCGAATTTTTTAGTTAATAAAGAAATTGTTCTCCGTTTTGCTTTTGATGATCCGCAGTCTGTTTTTGGAATAAAGGGAAAAACTGTGAGGACCGAACCTGTTGAAGGCAGAAAAGACCTGGTTGCTCTTGCAGTTCAATATTATCCGAAGAGTATTCCAATGATGTATAAGATGTACTTAAATAAGTATTTTTCCGTTGTGCGTAAGCCCGCTTCGGATGGTTTTGGTGATGACTTCTTGGAAGATGTGGCGCCTGCTTCATCCTTTGCGCCTGTTTCTTCTCCAATCGGTACCAATACGGTACCTCTAACGCCGCCCCCGGCTCATTCTGCTCCGGAACAAATTTCTTAA
- a CDS encoding tetratricopeptide repeat protein, giving the protein MQNPIDSLLYVKISAEQAGKLFENLESSIPLPIQLSEPGQKEDFKAEDITPEMILAGMLTVFAYDRENPNIQYYRKIFNLLRPDIRKEMTEAAIIKIKNNDFDMAEEILLSLEGLNPDDGITKLNLALLMEERSQFCEMRELFDDALSFNKRAEELYSELILFEPPLPGVFFNAAYFFIKQKNYIKAKSLLKTYLEIENDSSETAEFRKAKASELLKTISEQALDDELFQKAHKYIDLGEEEKAAESIKLFLRKNPKVWNAWFLLGWALRRMGRWEDARSSFLKTIELLENSEISDKEPLCDVYNELAICLMELKLFDEAEKHLINALSLDSENIKIISNLGTLALKQGKQEEAEAFFRTVLEINPDDKIALNVLGKPRA; this is encoded by the coding sequence ATGCAAAATCCTATCGATTCGCTTTTATATGTAAAAATATCGGCTGAACAAGCCGGCAAGCTTTTTGAAAATCTTGAGTCTTCAATTCCTCTTCCTATTCAATTATCCGAACCCGGCCAAAAAGAAGATTTTAAGGCCGAAGATATAACGCCGGAAATGATTTTAGCCGGAATGCTCACCGTTTTTGCCTATGATAGGGAAAATCCAAATATTCAGTATTACAGAAAAATATTCAATTTACTCCGTCCCGATATCCGTAAAGAAATGACTGAGGCTGCAATCATCAAAATCAAAAATAATGATTTTGATATGGCTGAAGAGATTTTACTTTCTCTTGAAGGTTTAAATCCGGATGACGGTATAACCAAATTAAACCTTGCTCTTTTGATGGAGGAACGTTCTCAATTCTGTGAGATGAGGGAACTTTTTGATGATGCTTTGAGCTTTAATAAAAGAGCTGAAGAGCTTTATTCAGAGCTTATACTTTTTGAGCCTCCATTGCCGGGCGTTTTTTTTAATGCTGCATATTTTTTTATAAAGCAGAAAAACTATATAAAAGCCAAATCCCTTTTAAAGACATATTTGGAAATAGAAAATGATTCTTCAGAAACAGCCGAATTCCGAAAAGCTAAGGCTTCCGAGTTGCTTAAAACTATTTCGGAACAAGCTCTTGACGATGAGCTTTTCCAAAAAGCCCATAAATATATTGATTTAGGCGAAGAAGAAAAAGCCGCCGAAAGTATAAAGCTTTTTTTACGAAAAAATCCTAAGGTTTGGAATGCTTGGTTTTTGTTGGGCTGGGCTTTAAGACGAATGGGCCGTTGGGAAGATGCCCGATCTTCTTTTTTAAAAACCATTGAACTTTTAGAAAATTCCGAAATTTCAGACAAGGAACCTCTTTGCGACGTTTACAATGAGCTTGCAATTTGTTTGATGGAATTAAAACTTTTTGATGAAGCTGAAAAACATCTTATAAATGCCTTGAGTTTAGATTCCGAGAATATAAAAATTATTTCCAATCTTGGCACCCTCGCTCTAAAACAGGGAAAACAAGAAGAAGCAGAAGCCTTTTTTAGAACTGTTTTAGAAATAAATCCTGACGATAAAATAGCTTTAAATGTTTTGGGTAAACCTCGGGCATAA
- a CDS encoding ABC transporter substrate-binding protein, translating to MKKIYSSFFFLFVGLSLLFAGGTKEKSANDSFKVKVVLPAGAPAAALSKLVYEKTQFDNSETEYEVVSGPELLQARVLSGEADIAAVPTNLASVLYSKQKNIKLLAPIVWGNLYFISSEPVSSIADLKGKTIYSFGRNNTPDLTAREVLKKNGIDPDKDVSFEYLSAAGDIPSAFISGKAKYALAAEPSLSMIMTKKPNTKIVVDIQEEWKKAFEGASYPQASLIVNAEFLQKHPEYVSAFLDKAKESSGWVKENPQKAAEYASKIAALPPPPILSKAIPKLNIVFVEAEKARPAVEAYLKVLAEADPKFIGGSLPDDAFYYKAK from the coding sequence ATGAAAAAAATATATTCGAGTTTCTTTTTCTTGTTTGTTGGCCTTAGCTTACTATTTGCAGGCGGAACCAAGGAAAAATCCGCAAATGACAGCTTTAAAGTTAAGGTTGTATTACCCGCAGGAGCTCCTGCGGCAGCTCTTTCAAAACTTGTGTATGAAAAAACACAGTTTGATAATTCTGAAACGGAATATGAAGTTGTTTCAGGTCCGGAGCTTTTACAAGCGAGGGTTTTATCCGGGGAGGCCGATATTGCAGCCGTGCCTACCAATCTTGCATCGGTTTTATATTCCAAACAGAAAAATATAAAATTGTTGGCTCCCATTGTTTGGGGAAATCTTTACTTTATAAGTTCGGAGCCTGTTTCTTCGATAGCGGACTTAAAGGGCAAAACTATTTATTCTTTCGGAAGAAATAATACACCCGATTTGACAGCCCGCGAAGTGCTTAAGAAGAACGGTATTGATCCTGATAAGGATGTGAGTTTTGAGTATTTAAGTGCTGCCGGGGATATTCCCTCTGCTTTTATAAGCGGGAAAGCGAAGTATGCCCTTGCTGCAGAACCTTCTCTCAGTATGATTATGACAAAAAAGCCCAATACTAAAATTGTTGTCGATATTCAGGAGGAATGGAAAAAAGCCTTTGAAGGAGCATCTTATCCTCAAGCTTCTTTAATTGTAAACGCCGAATTTTTACAAAAACATCCCGAATATGTAAGTGCTTTTTTAGATAAGGCTAAAGAGTCTTCAGGATGGGTAAAGGAGAACCCTCAAAAGGCTGCCGAGTATGCTTCCAAAATTGCTGCATTGCCTCCTCCTCCCATTTTATCCAAGGCTATTCCTAAGTTGAACATAGTCTTTGTTGAGGCTGAAAAAGCAAGACCTGCTGTAGAAGCTTATTTGAAGGTTTTGGCTGAAGCCGATCCTAAATTTATAGGCGGAAGTTTGCCTGATGATGCTTTCTACTATAAAGCAAAATAA